Part of the Vigna unguiculata cultivar IT97K-499-35 chromosome 3, ASM411807v1, whole genome shotgun sequence genome, ttcttgttggggagaatgtaagaccctagaaaatggcgttttaaaagtgatagtggtttaaaaatagtgagactcaattattttaatattaaaaggttttagtataaatagaattgttataaacgagtttcattattttaaaacacatcatctctctagaaaccacttttctagagttctctgacttctctctagaggttctgtctctctggtcatctgattgaagaaccgggaccgtaggattgatcctctcggcgagttcttcaaattggaccgatcagtttctccgttcgcgtaagttgagttttcgctctttattttagtctttttctgttttctgttgcatgcaggccctcttccgcttgcatgcgacgttttaatcatcaatatgagtctctgctgatcagtgatcataacggtatgtcctgatcattcttgtgatgtttctatgtgtagatagagcatcctgtggagttagaggtgttgacgtttttaaggcgttgacgtttataaagttgtctaaacaggataacaggtaagggaagctaattctGTAACTCATTTGATGTAGATTGTATTCGTGAGTGTTTTAATTGCatgattgtttgtgtaattgatGATTGAAACTGTTGGTGTGTGAAATTGAGTGGTAGATGCCTTTGAGCGAGTTTGCATGTGCACAACAGGGAGGATTTCTGGTAGTTTGGCCTAGGCGAGTcgatctcgcctgagcgaaaataccagaagcTCACCCTTGTTAATTGTgcgaaatctcgcctaggcgagttggggtcgcctgagcgagatgacatctcgcctaggcgagccagtctagcctgagcgagagttcgcccaggaTTTGTAATTCGCCACTGTATgatgtctcgcccaggcgagatcaactcgcctaagcgagattgactctctagcctaggcgagaccatCTAGCCTAAGCGAAATTTCCTGCAGAATATTGGTTTTCCCACTGTTTTGATTTCTTGATGTTTGATTGGTTGCCTTAAGATAATGCTGGTTGATAATGCCTGTGATCCCTATGCATGTTGGACTGTATGAAGGAATTGAGTATGAACTTGATGTGAATGGAAGTATGTTAgagttaggatttcaagggaaattctaagaggaatgttttagtgtatgtaaggacataaggacttAGTTTTGGttggcatcctgacgctcctagtaaccattaagactcatgtagagtatgatggattacgtcggggggagtagcaggaggtcctggtctatggacccgatccgccatagaggtgatgggacttaccttaggagtggttgggtgataaccccttgtgtccaaactctgcagagtttgggaaccatcgcaggtgcaagccaccaagagatccgatgtcgcttacataatccggatattgagtctagagtcatgtaaaTGTATTGTGGtggtctatatgattctggtgataatgagaaagattgcgtggtttctgtttataattgaactgcatgattccttaatcagattagcttacccttgctttttgtgttcctgtcttgtgttgtatgtttccttttgcgatgatcacctattcggtgggagcagatgtggttgcagtgtcaaaggcacttctggaggatgaagagccatcgtgttagtgttaaagaggaggtttccagtgggagctttagcagtggtcagtagtacagagtttattagtttagtttaagtgtataagtgatatatttttatagtcataccttttgtaagactgtattaatatattgggtacactggattatctgttttggaactatgataaaactccctatttttattagttttaacctgctgaaattgggatgttacaactatcttcaaaattaataattaattgcaTGAAAtgttataaaacaaataaaaggttCCAATAAATGGTGGTTTACGAAGATGGACCATGTTTAAAAGTCAAaatgtttgtatatattttaataattaaagcatattttaatatcttaaaatagatgtcttttaaaatttaaaaagtagcAATATAAATTAACTAGTATTTCTAtctgtaaaaaacaaaaaacataagtAATTTTGTAAGGATAAAAATTAAGGAGTTATAAAGTTATTtagttaagaaattaaataaatatttttggtagaaagattttagtaattatatatttcatcaaataataaaatgtaaaattgtcTAACAACAGAAAAACTGATTATAAAACCATTATATGACTATTTTATAATAGTGTAAATAAtccctttaaaaaaattacaatttgtttaaagttttcaaaacaatttaagtttaactaaaatgaaaagttatttttgaagaaaaagaattaaatgtataaaagtaatttttttaaaacggaaTAAGCACAAATgaccttttatttaaaaaaatctaaaaaataaatactaagtTATTCCATATTCAGTCCCTTAAACTAAGAGTTAAAATATGTAACTTCTTTCATATTGTCTAAATTTCCCATTAGTGTTTTTTTCCTATGTACCTTCCAATAATTCGTTAAGCCAAAGATTAGTAGTGATGGCAGCATTTTAACGTCACTGAGTGAATGTTAAGGGTGGAAATCAAATTCGAAATTCTCATTAAATAAATCGTTCTCACAacaattctaataattttattgtaggAAAAAAGGAAAAGCAAAATACTATGATTGATGTAAGATAGAAAAAACATGAATGTTAAGGAAGATTTGAGGAATACAAGGAAAAAATGGTAACACACAAAAAtaggaataaaaaaaagtgcTTTTATTATATAGATGCGTGATGGTATTGATGTTCGGTAAGGAAAATGCTACAAATGGAGAAGGGTGGGTAGACGCAATtggtatgtatgtatgtatgcagtGTCAGAGCTGAAAACGGTGAAAATGTATTATTGAACTGTTTttgtgaaagagaaagaaagaaagaaaaacgaTGCGAGCAAAAGATGCATAAATAAGAAGATAATAGAAGAGAAGAGTAGTAGCAATAAGTGAGAAGTGAGTGAATGAGTGAATGAAACTCACAACACAAGACAAGACCCTCTAACGCACTCAACTCAAATCAGTTCTCTCTGGGTAAGTTATTCTTCACTGCTGTCACCTGaatcttccatttttttttcaaatttccatTATTAGTAAGAGATTTCACTGTTGCCCTTATAAAACCAAACAATTGGGTTTTCTGAATTTTGCGTCTTTCAATTGTGGGTGCCGCCTCCGCCGCCCCATTATCACATTCTCAGTTGTGTGCcagttttagtttatttttcagaTTTATTCTATAATATTCGCTCAATAACAAAATCTGGCCTTTGGGGTAGATAAAGATTGATTTTTGAATTTCCCTTGGAATTTTGGACTGCTTCACtcttcatgttttatttatttgttaatttttaatattcaactaGAGATTATGACACTGAATTGCAATTAACATACATATACGTGTTTCAGGGTACAGAAGAACTGGATCTGCAGCATTGAAGTTTCTGTATTCTTCTGGAGAATATTTGGTCCAATCTCGTTCCATTGTTTTCTGCTGAGGGCCTCTGCTTTAAAATTGAAGTCAAAACATATTTTCTGCGAATGGTTGTTGTTGTTTCTGTGTGTTGGAATGCTAGTTTTTTTCTTGACGATGATTCTCAGTGCAGAAGAAGGGTTTGTGTACTCAATTAAGTTAATCTTATTGAAGTAGAAGAATGGTCTAACAATCTGAAAGTTCATTTTGTGTCTGAGTCTAAAGACTGATCAGATGGGCAGAGAAAATGATTCAGGAAGGACAAAGGAAGAAGTCAGTGATGATGGTTCCTCCACTGTTGAGAATGGAGATTTAGAATCTCATGCTCGAATTAGTCTGGACAAGGAAGGCTTGGAAACTTGTCGTGTGTGCCAATGTACTGAATCTGATAAAAGGGCAGATGCAGCGCTAGAATTTTTGGGCATCACCCCAGGTTCAGAATTGTGTAAAAGCAAGGGGGAAGTAGGGTGTGATGGCAATGGAATTCCCAGAAACATGTCTCTTAACAGaaacattgaaaaaaatacAGGGATGGTGGAATTTGTAAGCCCTGATGGGGAGGTTTTCATTTGTAAAAGCGATTTGGAACTTGGTTTGTCTCATCAAGATAAACTGGTTGAACTTGGATGTTCTTGTAAAAACGATCTTGCTTTAGTACATTATGCTTGTGCACTCAAGTGGTTTGTCAACCATGGATCTACCATTTGTGAAATATGTGGACATATAGCAAATAATATCAGAGTTTCTGACTTCAATAAGGTTGTTGGTGCTTTGAAGGAGTATGAAGTATTGAGGGAAAGAACTGCTAGTGGTGATCCTGGTCCAGCACAAGCTCGTGCAAATGCTGGTGTGGATCCTGATGCAGTGGCTGCTATTCGGAGGCAACGGCTAATTGAGATTGCACTATGGTTTTGTCCTCATCATAGCAGTACCAATAACAACGTTAGCAATGTGGACACAGTTTCACAGGTTGCTTCTGAGCAGCCTTTGAGTATTGTTACTGAAGATGCTGTCCCTGTACAAAATACTGCAACTAAATGGGCCGTGGAGGGTACAGGAATCCT contains:
- the LOC114179001 gene encoding uncharacterized protein LOC114179001, whose amino-acid sequence is MGRENDSGRTKEEVSDDGSSTVENGDLESHARISLDKEGLETCRVCQCTESDKRADAALEFLGITPGSELCKSKGEVGCDGNGIPRNMSLNRNIEKNTGMVEFVSPDGEVFICKSDLELGLSHQDKLVELGCSCKNDLALVHYACALKWFVNHGSTICEICGHIANNIRVSDFNKVVGALKEYEVLRERTASGDPGPAQARANAGVDPDAVAAIRRQRLIEIALWFCPHHSSTNNNVSNVDTVSQVASEQPLSIVTEDAVPVQNTATKWAVEGTGILLATGLLTITLAWLIAPRVGKKTARSGLHILLGGVCALAVVVFFRFFVLTRIKYGPARYWAILFVFWFLVFGIWASRTHGAHTT